TAGTAATAGTATACGGAGGTGTCCGAAAACCCGTCGCTCACGGCGTAGACGCGCCCGAACGGGTCATAGTCGGTGTGTACCGTGGATAGAAACTTGTTCACCGGGCCTCTAGCCGCGGTCCGCGTCACTGCGTCGATCGTTTTGTTCTCCTGATCCAGGAACAGGTAGGTTTTGACGTAGGCCGAATTGCTTAAGGGCGCTGAATTAACCGTGTACTGCAATGTCTTTGTCGCGACGTGTGCTTGGCGCGCGTCGTAGACCATGCTTTTACTGCCGTAGTAGCTGTTCGTAGCGAACGACCCGACAGTCGTATTCGGGATGCCCACGGTTTCGTCGACGACCTTGTCGTAGTCGTTATACGAGTACATCGTGGCCAAGACACCGGTCTTGCCCTTGTTCAACGTAACGTCGAGGCCGTCGGTCTTGCGCCTGAGCCGTCCCTTGCCATCGTACTCGTAGTGCGAGTACTCGACGCCGCCCGTGGCGTCGGAGTCGGCGGCGTCGAAGGTGGCGCTTGGCATGTCGTCGTAATTGTACCAGGTTCCGATCGTGCGCGCCGGGTCGGTGCCGCCGCTTGTCGTCGCCGTGTGTAGGCGAAGGCGGCCGTCGTATGTGTATACAATCTGCTTTTCTTCCCCGCCGAAGCAGCTGGATGAAATATCCAAGAGAGTCCTCTGTATTCCGTCAGCGGTGCTCAGGTCTATGAAGGAAAGTGGGCAACCCTGGTACTTCGTTTCGATCTCTACAACATCATTCGCGTCGTATGTGGTCGTTGTGCAATCGTACAGGTCCGCATCGCGCTCGCTGCAATCCGCGACAACGCGCCCCTTCAGATCGTGCGCCATGACGTGCAGCAGCTCGTCGCCCGCATCGTTCTCCTGCACACCGAACTCGCCGCAGGGCGCCCCCATCGGGCACCTTTCAAAAACGACCGCAACTTGCGCTCCGTTCGCGTCGTACATGTACTCCTGGCGCTGCGCCGCAAGGGCGTCGTCACCCCGGACCACCAAGTCGGTCTGGTTGCCCATGAGGTCATATTCGTATTGGTTCTGAACGAATCCCGTTTCAGACACGTCGCTCGGGCCGCTCGGCGTCCCGGTCAGCTGATCCGTAATCTGTCCGATCTCGTTGTAGAGGAATTTTGTCCGGTAGATCGCAGTGGCGCCGTTGAGCCGTGTCACGGTCTTCCACCCAGTGGGGTCGGTCGTGCTGTAGCCGGTTTCCACCACGCGCCCGGTCGGGCTGCGGCTGTACTTTTCGCGCCCAAGGGCATCATAAGCATAGTGCGTGGCGGCCTGGAACCTCGCCGATATCGTTACGTAGCCGGTGCTGTCCGGGATCGATGGGGTTGGAGGAAGCACCTCGCAGATCACGTTGCCGCGAGGATCGGTCAAGTACGTGTCGCCAACGGCTCGGTTGCATGTCGTGATCCAACCGATGGTGTTGTAAATATCGTAGGTCGATGAGAGGTACGCTGGCCATGGGTAGCCCGCGGGCACGTTCACGAACGTGCTGAACGTCAGGTCGAACATGGTGTCCGCGCTCGGCGAGCCGTTCTCAAGGTAGTCGTAGCGGAACAGGCGCTGGACCACGGCATCCGGCCCTGTGAGCGAGACTGGCTTGTTGAAAACCGGTTCGTACGCAGTCAGGGTGGAGTGGATGATCAATCCATCGTTGCTCTCGATCTGGGTTTCGATCTCGTTGGCGAGCCAGAATCTGAGGTACCAGTATTCTGTCGATTCCGCCGAATTCTGCCTCCAGAACGCGAGCATCTCGTCATCGGCTGGCACATTGTCCAAGGGCGAAACTTCGGTGTCGAACACCTCGTCGACGAGGTGCTTGCGGAAGGTTATCCTCCCCTTTGGGTTCGAGATCGGCGTAGCGTCGTTTAAGCCGTTGAAAGAGGACGATTCAAACCTGATCTGCCCATCGAAGTTGGTTCCAAACTCGCGGGTCCACCCCGGGCAGCCGTTCGTGGGATCCAGGCCGGTCGGGAGGGTGTTGCAAGCGCCGGGCGTTTCGGCCAACGGATCGCCGAGCGGAGTCCACTGGGTTGTCGTGTACGCTTCGTGTGTTTTAATCACGTGCTGGCGCCCGTTTGCCACAGTCGCCTTCATGGTCAGCATAGTGTCATCGACACCGAATACTTTTTTCGCCCAAGTGACGGTGTAGGGATCTTCCAAAACATCTGAAACCGGGTGGCCGCTTTTTACTATGTAACTGTAGACGATTTTCGTTCCATCGTCCGAAATCGTCTTGGTTAGACGTCCCGGGTAGTATGCTTCAGTGAAAAAAGGATAAAGGCCTTGACCACCATTCAAAGCTACGATCACCCAACTGTAGTTTTCTGTATTGTACCCCTCATACTCAAACGATGTTACGAGGCGCAGGCTTGTCGGATAGGCAGGATCCGTCTCATACACCTCGGATAATACCGCGTGCGTGTGGTCCGTCGGGATGGCTGGACCTGCGTAAGTGTACTCCTTCCGCCGGATCGCGTTCCCATCGACCATCCACGCGACGCTCAGGAGGTTCAGCGGGCAGTGAGCCCAATCGGCACCAATCGGAACGTGGTGCGTTGTGTCGTACACAATCTCGGGCATCAGCGGTGTGTCGCTGCGGACCGGAGCGAAGTTTCTCTGCGGTGAGTATCCCCGTCCCTCGGTGTCGACGATGCAGACGAGTTGTTCTGCATAGGCCACCTCAGCGTAGTAGTAGTCCTGTCGATTGCCGTTCGCATCCTCGAGGTACTGGAGGCGGAACCGCACCAGTTCGTTACCGCGGGTCCAGTTCTCCTTTTCTTCATAGCATTCGTTGAATGGTTCGCTATCGCACGGTGTGTCGTCGTCCTGCGCAGCCCATACAGCGAAAAACGCCTTGTTGCCACTCGCGTCGCGCACGAGGAAGCCCGGTCTGTGCTCAACGTAGTTTCGAACCGCCTGGGAATTGTACGTGCACTTGTCGGGATCAGACGGTTCAGCTCCGCTGAGATCCGGATCCACCAGGGTTTCTGGGCCGATGTAATTTGGTGGGTAGTAGATCGCGACCTGGGCTTTGGGGCTGTTTACCGTTGTGAACACTCGCGGATTCAAATCAATCCCGTAGCCGTAATCGAAATCGTCGTCCGGATCCCAACCTGGGTTGCCCGGTCTTGTCCCTTGAACCATCTCCATGGGTATCGCCTGACCGGTTTCGTCGTATAAAATGATCTGATCATTGAACCTGTCCCACACGATGTACTGGTTGTAATTGAACCACCAGTTCGTTTCGTTCGACTGTTCCGTCCCACCTGGGGGTTCGAGGGGGATCGATTTCGCGCCACTCGAGTAGGTGCGCTTGATCTGGAAGTCGAAGCCGCGCGATTTTGTGGTCCAGTCGGTCTCTGTGAACGTGTTCTGGCCGATAGACGTCGTCCAGGGCGAGGGCGTCATGAGGTACGACACGACCTCGTTCAGGAAATAGTAGTAACCCTGCATGGGACGCCGCCAGACTTCAATGTTCACTTGGCCAGCATGCACGGGAGCGGTCACAGTCGACCGCGTGCCCAACGACACGATATGCCGGCGATCGTCGACAAGCGCCGTGACCTGATCCCAACCACCGTCTTCCTGGGCACTGTAGAGGGGACGCGTGTACATATACGAGCCACTGCTCAAGTCGTCGTCGCTCAGATCGACTGTGTACATGCTGGTCAGGTCGGTGTCGTACACGAACGGGTTCGGTGTAATACAGCCCAAATGACCACATGCCGAGCCCTTGGCAACCAGCGGATGCCACAGATCTCCCCAATCGCTGCCGTCCGCTTCCCGCACGGCGGCGTCCATGCGGGACTGCGGATTCTGGTAAGTGCCGCCCGTCTGCCCTTCCGCGATCAAACCGAGTTTCTGCGTGACGTAGAAGTTATTGGCATCAAATACGACCGTCGGGATCTTGGCCTTTTTGATCACGCCTGCAATCGCCGGACCTTCACTTCCCGTCCAAGCGAGATCGGTGAAGGTATAGTCATTGTACCAGATCACTAAATCGAAATTCGTTATCGGATTACTGGCAAGATACGACGACATTTCGAGACTCGTCTTTATCGTAACGTTCTGGGCCAATGTCGTCTGCAGGAAGTACTGCAATTTTCCCCACGCAGAAGAGGAACCGGGAGGATTGTTGCCACAGTCAGAGCTAGGACACTGGTACACCATGATAATGTCTCTCTGCTTGTCCGTTGGCAGCGCGCCGGCCTCCTGCGGTATGATCCACATCGCCGCACAAACGGCCAACAACCCGAATACCCCGAGTCTTCCTCTTTGCATGTGTTCCCCCTTTTCGGAAGCGTGCCACGCCACCTTCGACGACCACACAGGTTGTGCCCTGAAGAAATACGTACCAAACCCGTTCGAACGGTCAACCCCAAAAATTTGTCCCCGAATATTTATATTGCCGCTTTAATGGAGTTTTACGCCGGAGAAGGAACTTTGCCCGAACTGGGACATCGTTGTCGTCGCAGAGAGAAACCGCAGGGGAAAGCCTCATTACATCCTGTTCATGGTTCCGCCTCCCAAGGTCGATGGGGGAAGGTCGGCCAGATGAACGAGGCGAGCGGGATCGCTACGGCTGGTACTCGTACGCGCCGATGTCGACCTCGGCGCCGACGACGCGAGGGTTGCCGTCGAGATCGAGCGGGATGTCCTCGGTCACGTCGTCGTCGTCGTCCAGATCCGCTGTGTCGGCCGGAAGATCGTAGGTGTTGCCCACGTCGATGCAGGGCGAGCCGTCTTGCAGGTGAAAATCGCCGCCCTCCGCGTCGACGAACAGCGGGTCTTCCTCGAAGTCTCCAGCCCCGGTCCAGCCCCCTTCCACGTCGCTGTAGGTCACGTTCAACGCGAAGAGCGCTGCGCTGGGACCCGCAACCTGAGATCCGTTCCCCCACACGACGCAGTTCCTCACGTGCCCAAAGCCGCCGTCGAAGTTGATCCCGCCGCCGCCTTCGTCGCCCAAGCCGCTCGCCGTGTTGCCCCAGAAGACGCTGCTCTCCACATCCACAATGACGCCCGTTCCGAACGATCCGCAACTCATGCCGCCACCTGTGACCGCGGTGTTACCGGAAAAGGTGCAGTTCGCCACGGCAATGTCGCCGGTGGTCGCGATTCCCCCGCCCAAGAAAGTGGCCGAGTTGCCTGTGAAGACACAGTTCGCCACAGTTCTCCCGTAAGCCATCCCGCCCCCGTCTTCTGCCATGTTGTTCTCGAAGATGCAGTTTCGCACCACTCCGCCGCCGGCCATCCCACCTCCACAGACCGCCAAATTATCCGAAAAGACGCAATTCGTCACAATCGGGAAAGACGATCCGTTGCACATCCCGCCACCCCATCCAGACCACGTATCGCCGGTCGCTGTGTTGCCCGAAAAGACGCACCCCGATACTGTCGGCGAGGACACTTCGTTGTACATCCCGCCGCCATCGCCGGACGCCGTGTTGTCCGAGAACGAGCAGTCCGTCACCGTCAGGGAGGAGTTATCGTTGTACATCCCGCCGCCGTTGCCCACCGCCGTGTTGCCGGAAAAGGTGCAGTTCGCCACGACCGGCGAGGCATCGGCATTGTACATTCCTCCGCCGTCTTCGTACCAAGAACCCCCGTTCGCATTGCCGCCGGTGATCGTGAAGCCGTCGATCAGCGCGCCGTCGGCGCCCCTCACCACGTGGTAGGTGTTGTCGGAAATATCGTCCTCGCCCACGCCGCCGTCGCTGAGTTCGACGGGGTCACTGACGTTGCCGGTCAGGATCGTCTCGTTCGCGGCTATGTCGCGTTGCCCGAGCGACGTCTCTTCGCCCGTGAAGCCGCCGTACAGCTCGACGCCCTCCTTGAGCGAAAAGGTGAACAACCGAGCGCTGGACGTCGATGTGCTGCCCCATTGATCCTCTGTCGGGGCGTATGTCCCGGCGGCGACCCAGAGCGCACACGGGGCCGCCGATGCCGCTGCCGCCTCTGCGGCCGCGTTGATCCCTTCCTGCACCGTCGCGAAGGCGAGCTCCCACGTGCTGCCGTCATGGTCGTCGTAGTCGGAAAGAGCGCCATCGACGTGCAGCGGGCAGATCACATCGACGTCGGTGTCCGAATCGGTATCGGTGTCGGTGTCAGTGTCGGTGTCGACATCCGTGTCAGTGTCCGAATCCGTGTCTGCATCGGTATCGACATCGGAATCGGTATCCGTGTCACTGTCGGTCGTGCCACCGTCGCCGAGTTGGTTGCCGACGTGTTGACACCCGACGAGCGTGCCGACGGAGAGTAAAAAGACAATGACCTGTCGAACCATCTTCACCGCATCACTCCACTCGTCGCTTCATCGACGATGTTGTTGGTCTGGTATGGGACTCATGACTGAATCGTTTTCAGTCAGCTGGGCAACAAGATCAACTCGTGTTTCTGGAGCTTGCTCATCAGATTATCTCCCATGAAACGCCTCTACTAAAAAGCTCATACGTAGCCTAAATTGTTAATGACCACGAAGATCAGCACAAGAAAAATCGGCAACCATAACGAGGAAAACAGACGAGGTAGCGATTGCAGATGTATAAATGCAGGCAGGATGAAAAAAAAGGAAGGGGCCGACATAGTCCTTACCCCGGACCACGGTTGACCGTCACATATCATACCACCCGGAGAGCGGCGCCAAGGCGCGCGAGATCCTAAACGAGTACATCGAGCTACGGTACAACACGTACGGCGACATGGAGGAGGTCGATCCCGAGTTCGCCCACGCCCAGCGTGTCTCGCTCCGTCAGCACCTTGGCCAGCATCTCATGTCCGAGCTGCCACCCGCCCAGGGCGCCACGGTGCTCAAGCAGCTGTTCATCTGAGCTGCCTTCGCGGCGCGAATCTGCGCGCTCCCCGGTGACAAACCGCGCATATCCGACTACGGTCCGACCCGTCCGACGCACTACCGGAGGAGGCCTCATGCACAACATCAATTGGAGCGCGGCGCTGGAGGCGATCGCCGCGGACATCATCACCGTCGCCAGCCACCAGCCCACGGAGCGCCTACCCCAAGAGGAGCAGGTCCGCACGGCCCTCGCCAGCTGGTTCCGCGCGACCGGCGCTCACGCGGTCCACGTCGAAGCCGGGAGCCGCGACGCGAACGATCCAGGGTGTGACCTGCGCATCGTGCTCGCGGACGGCCACGAGATCTGGGTCGAGGTCAAGGGCGGGACCGCCGACGTGCCGGGCTACCTCTCGAAGGCCGCGGAAAACCTCTACGGCTGGCTCCACGACGTGGAGAAGCTCCGCGCCGCCCCGGACAGCGTCACCCGCGCGCTCGTCGTGGTGGGCCTGCGGCAGCGCGGCCACGCCGGGAAGCTGTTCTCGCCGCGACAGCTGGAGCAGGTGACCCAGGCGATCGCCCGCTCGGTCGAGGTCCCCGACGTCGGGTTCATCAAGCGGGAGATCCCGTTCGACGCCTGGCGGGACATCACGCCCGCCGAGGTCGTCGCGCACGCCTGGGTCTGGTAGCTGCGCAAGTGCTCCTGCACTGGTGGTCCGCAAGGGCGATGTTTCGATCGTGCCGGGCGCAATTCACATGAGCCGAATAGCGGCGGGTCCCTTGAGCGAGGGTGAGATCAACGAGCTGGACGTCCTCCCAGGACGACATGTGCCCTAGCTACAGCTCGCTCGTTGGGGAGGACGTACTGAAAACGTAACGCGCGATCCTCGGCGAGCAAGAGGGTCGCGAGTGACTCTCCCCAGTGCTCACGGACACGGTCAACGAGGAGTAGCTCGCGAAGATCCCGATCCCGCCTCCACCCTCGCACGCCACGCCGCCCGCGTGCTGACGTAGTCCTTGCGGCTCGTGTGCGCGAAGAACCAGGGCCAGAAGGTCACGCTGAAGGCGATCAGGCCGGGTTTCCAGGGTTCGAGGCGGAGGCCCGAGATCCACCACGCCCCGGCGGCAACGAGACCAACACCGAGGGAAACCGCCAACCAGACGAAGCGGCGGCGCCGCTGCTCGAGGTAGGCGGTGATGGTCTCCTCGGGGCTCATGTCAGTTGGGTACTACGCGGTAAAGGTCGCGTCCATTCCGGCTGCGCTACTCGCACGCCACGCCGTCGCCGTCTCTGTCGAGATGACGGTTCTCCTCGTACAGCGGAGTCCCGGCGCGGATCGGGGTGACCCCGGCGGCCCGCGCGTCGGCGCACGTCCGGTAGTAGGTGGCCGCTCCCCCGCTCGGTGGAACGGCAGCTGGCCCCCCTGCGGGGCTGCTGGAGACGGCTGGCGCGACGCCCGGCACCGCCGTGGGGGCGCCGGAGTCCGGCGGCAGCGCTTGATCCGGGCAGGCCGACAGCACGCGGCGCATGGCGTCGCGCTCGGCGGCGGTCACCCAGAGGGCGTACTTCACCTTCACCGCGACCTGCCGGGCGACGTAGGCGCAGCGGTAGGGCTTGTTGGGCGGCAGCCAGGTCGCTGCGTCGCCGTCGCCCTTGGCGCCGTTGGTCGGGCCGTCCACCGCGAGCAGGTTGAGGAAGTCGTTCGCCAAGGCCACCCGCTTCGACCGATCCCAGTACTGGGAGCCCTTCTGCCAGGAGTCCGACAGCGCAACGACGTGGTCGATCTGCACGGCGGAGGCGTTCTCCTTGGCGAACGTGACATCGCGCCCCGTGTACGGATCGTGCAGAACGCCCGCGATGACGACGCAGTCGCTGCCCGCACGGCGCTGCACGTTCGTCAGGTCGCGGGCCAGGATGTCGTTGCGTGTATCGCAGCCGTTGTGATCAGCGTCGTACCACGCCTCACCGAACTGCTCCCTGCTGTAGCCGGTCTTCGGCGCCCGGCCCTTGACGACGAGGGAGTCGATAGCGGCGAGCGCAGAGGCCGCGGGCGACGCAGAGGGGCCCTCCACGGCGGGGGCCGGGGCCGGAGTATCGGGGATGGGCGCTGGGGCTGCGGGCGAAGGCGTCGACTCGATGCCACTCGCTTCTGGCTGTTCACCAGAGCTGGCAGACGTCGAACCGCAGCCGATCAGCGTGAGAGCTGCGACAACAAGTAGACCCCGTTGAGCATTACCGATCACGGTACTGGTGTACCACGATCAAGCGCCCGCTCGTGCCCCTGTTGAAGAACTCCGACGGGTTCGCTACTCTCTCCCCGTGGTTCCTTTCCCCGTGAGCACGTTACCCGTCGGACAGATCCTGATCCTGTTGGGCATCGGCGTCGGCGCGATGTCGCTGCGGCGGTGGCCGAGGGTGTTCAACATTGCCGTGGTCACGGTGGTTGTGGGGGCGGTGGTGCTCGTTGTGGGGCTCGTGCTTCGCTGACGTCATCCGCCGGGCGATGAGACCCGCAAGGGACCTTTATCTCACCGGCCTCCCCACCCTCAGTGCCGCCGTCCTCGCCGGGTACGGACCGCCGTACTTTCTCTCCAGCCTGTCGAGCTGGGTGACAAGGGCGATCTCGGTGAGCGCGGCGAGCGTCAGCCCCGGCGTGTAGAACACTGCATTCTTCGCACGCTCCAGTAGCTCGACCCAACGGAGCCGCAGCCCGCCAGCACGAGGCCCGTGGCCCCCAGTACCAGCCACCGCTGAACCCGATTTGTGCCCATCACCAGCTCCGATTGCAGCCTAACCACTCAACGTGACCTGCCAGTCCATGAACGCGTGGAGCAGGACCGGCGCGAGGACGTTCCGCGTGCGGATCATCACGAAGCCGAAGAAGAGGCTCGGCGGCAAGACGCTCAGGGAGCTGAGGAGCGCATCGAACGGGCCGATCGTCTGCTCGATCATCCGCGCGCCGAAGTGCGCGAGCGCCATGAGGAGCGACGTCAGCAGGAAGCCCCGCCACGTTCCGAGCCATGCGATCATCCGCGTCTGCAAGAGGCCGCGGAACGATACCTCCTCGGCGACCCCTACGCAGAGACAGACCACCCCGGCCCACAGGTGGCCCAGCGACATGGACCCGAGCCGGTGCATCTTGTCGACGACGTTGCCCCGGCCCGAACCCAAGAGCACCACGACGCCGATCACGGCGATGATCGCCAGCGACTTGAACACGTTCTGTCTCGTGATGCCGATCGAGGCGAGCGACTCGCGGCCGAGGCGCATCGCCACCGCGATCGGGACCCCGGCGGTGAGCACGGTCAGGAGTAGCTGTCGGAGCGCCCGCAGCGCGGTGAACCTGTCGACGACCGACATCGGCGGCCGCCCATGCGATCCGTCCAGATCCCGGATTGCCATGTACGCCGTGACGGAGACCATCATGATGGCAACCGCGACCAGCGCGCGGAGCACGGACCGTTGTGGGTCCGCGATCTCCGGTCGGCTGCGGTCGAAACGGAGCACCCAGGTCAGGAAGAAGACCACGAGGCCGAGCACCACGCAGACGATGACGTTCTGCGCCGTGCCCAACGCGAGCTTGCCGTAGTCCATCCGATCTCCGTTTCCCGTCCGACTGCTCGGTCGACCCTGCCGGACCGATCCGATCCTACTTCTTCACCGGGTTGCTTGCGATGGTAACACGCACGCCGACACGCATGGCGCGCGCCAGCCCCGCCGGATGAAGAAGCAGGGCGCCGACCACACACGCTCCGCGTCCGCGCAGGCTAGGCGGTCGGTTGATGATGACGACAGTTCGTCGTTATCAAAAACGGTCCGTTTGACGCTGCTGTCCGGGAAGGGGCTCTACAAGGTCTTGATGCTGACGCGGCAGCCCGCCGGGGATCGGATGCGGGACTGGCTGGCCGCCGAGGTGCTGCCCCAGATCGCGAGGGACGGGCGGCCACACTGGATCGCCAAGCAGGTGGGGGCGGCGCTCGGGTACTCCGACGATGGCGGCGAGCTGGCGCGGATGATCTCCAAGGACTGGGCGGACGAGTTCACCGACAAGGACCGTCGCGTGCTGCGCGGCGCGAAGCTCAAGGAGTTCAAAGGGTTGATCGAACCAGACGAGGATTCCTCGTCGAGTCACGCGCCCTCCCTGGTGTTGCTCACGGAGTCCGGCGTGACGCTCGCAGCGGTGCTGAGCAAGAAGCCTGCGGGGAAGGTTCTGGGCCATGGTGTAGGGCGCCACACCGATCACGACCTCGTACCGCGTCGCCGATGCGGGATGAGCACCCGGCTGGAGCCGTGAGATCAAGATCCCGATCCACCACGTCGACGTGTTCCCGTCGCGACCCTTCGGCGACCACCCGGCCGCCGTGTGCCCGCTCGAAGCCTGATCCCCGGAAGCGCAGCTCCAGGTGATCGCGCCGTCACCGAGTTGACAAAGCGCTCCAGGGGACATCCGCGCGCCTCGATCCAGGGGCCGGGCGGAATCCTGGAAATCGGTCGTGGGCGCGACTGCAACGCCCCACGTAGCACCGCCTTTTCACCCCGTGCCGCCCGCTTGTCGACCTCGGGCAGGGACAGGTGCACGCCACCCTGATCAGTAGGAACGGCGCGGGAACAGCGCGATCGGGTGGATCGCGCGGCACGGACCGGGCGCCCTCTGCGTGATCCGGATTTTTGCTTCAGTTGCGGTGGCGCGCAGACCGCGTTTGCCAACACCAAATTAGCGGCGTTTTTCATCGATGAGGCCCAGCCTTCCGGCGGACAAGTGCGTGGTGCCGAATCGGAGCCGTCCTCGATGCTGCCATGCCCGAGCGGGCTTGTTCCTCGTTACTCACCGTCTCCTCGTTCGCCCGCCCGCCGCGCGCCCGGCTCAGGGCCGATTCGCGGTCCCGAGCTTCGGGTGCCCCGAACCGGGCCGGAGCCCCCCCCGCAGCCCCGGCGCCTTCTTCTTCGCTTTCGTCGTCACCTTCGCCAACCGCTTTGGCGGCTCGACGATGGGGTACCCGAGCAGATCTCGGAGCGGTGGCGGGTCGTAGACTTTCAGCCACTGCGAGCACATGAACATGTCGGGCCGAGCGCAGGCGCCGCTCCGGAGATAGTGGCGGCAGACGCGGCCGTCATAGCCACGGACGTACTTCTCGCACGTGACCTCCGGAAACTCCGATTCGGCTTTACGCCCGGGCATCCTCACCACGTTCGAACTACTCATCGTTCTCTTCTCCGCCGCGTGGTCACCGCGTTCGTCAACCCGATCTGGCCGAAGCCAACGGGCCCGAGCCGCCGCTCCTTACCACTTGGCTTCCCGGGGGCCGATCGGGTCGCGCGTTTCCGCACTGGGGCGTGGGGTGTCGCAGGATCGTCCGCGAGGGGACGGCCAATCCGACTGTGCCCACGACCGCTACACCGATCAGCAAGGAGCCCTTGGTGTCGGGGCGCGCCCATCATTGGGCGCACCAGGT
Above is a window of Pseudomonadota bacterium DNA encoding:
- a CDS encoding RHS repeat-associated core domain-containing protein translates to MQRGRLGVFGLLAVCAAMWIIPQEAGALPTDKQRDIIMVYQCPSSDCGNNPPGSSSAWGKLQYFLQTTLAQNVTIKTSLEMSSYLASNPITNFDLVIWYNDYTFTDLAWTGSEGPAIAGVIKKAKIPTVVFDANNFYVTQKLGLIAEGQTGGTYQNPQSRMDAAVREADGSDWGDLWHPLVAKGSACGHLGCITPNPFVYDTDLTSMYTVDLSDDDLSSGSYMYTRPLYSAQEDGGWDQVTALVDDRRHIVSLGTRSTVTAPVHAGQVNIEVWRRPMQGYYYFLNEVVSYLMTPSPWTTSIGQNTFTETDWTTKSRGFDFQIKRTYSSGAKSIPLEPPGGTEQSNETNWWFNYNQYIVWDRFNDQIILYDETGQAIPMEMVQGTRPGNPGWDPDDDFDYGYGIDLNPRVFTTVNSPKAQVAIYYPPNYIGPETLVDPDLSGAEPSDPDKCTYNSQAVRNYVEHRPGFLVRDASGNKAFFAVWAAQDDDTPCDSEPFNECYEEKENWTRGNELVRFRLQYLEDANGNRQDYYYAEVAYAEQLVCIVDTEGRGYSPQRNFAPVRSDTPLMPEIVYDTTHHVPIGADWAHCPLNLLSVAWMVDGNAIRRKEYTYAGPAIPTDHTHAVLSEVYETDPAYPTSLRLVTSFEYEGYNTENYSWVIVALNGGQGLYPFFTEAYYPGRLTKTISDDGTKIVYSYIVKSGHPVSDVLEDPYTVTWAKKVFGVDDTMLTMKATVANGRQHVIKTHEAYTTTQWTPLGDPLAETPGACNTLPTGLDPTNGCPGWTREFGTNFDGQIRFESSSFNGLNDATPISNPKGRITFRKHLVDEVFDTEVSPLDNVPADDEMLAFWRQNSAESTEYWYLRFWLANEIETQIESNDGLIIHSTLTAYEPVFNKPVSLTGPDAVVQRLFRYDYLENGSPSADTMFDLTFSTFVNVPAGYPWPAYLSSTYDIYNTIGWITTCNRAVGDTYLTDPRGNVICEVLPPTPSIPDSTGYVTISARFQAATHYAYDALGREKYSRSPTGRVVETGYSTTDPTGWKTVTRLNGATAIYRTKFLYNEIGQITDQLTGTPSGPSDVSETGFVQNQYEYDLMGNQTDLVVRGDDALAAQRQEYMYDANGAQVAVVFERCPMGAPCGEFGVQENDAGDELLHVMAHDLKGRVVADCSERDADLYDCTTTTYDANDVVEIETKYQGCPLSFIDLSTADGIQRTLLDISSSCFGGEEKQIVYTYDGRLRLHTATTSGGTDPARTIGTWYNYDDMPSATFDAADSDATGGVEYSHYEYDGKGRLRRKTDGLDVTLNKGKTGVLATMYSYNDYDKVVDETVGIPNTTVGSFATNSYYGSKSMVYDARQAHVATKTLQYTVNSAPLSNSAYVKTYLFLDQENKTIDAVTRTAARGPVNKFLSTVHTDYDPFGRVYAVSDGFSDTSVYYYYDALDRVEREERYDVETPPVPGEGMSELYEYGYDLVGHKVWSANVNVDNEEDAHITYFDYDGYGYLVSTVDAQCQQTVYARDGRGNAIAMYERFDETNGCAITPPAEPWYFLNGGTEKQYYDEGGELAVLGPIIQNAATYDYAGNLLSRADDHGDVTTWTVNSFGEVAQEERPDGFRKIFSRNLDGAIQQIVYQNGGGTTVRTVLQTNDLFNRTKTVTVNGALMQTFTYRNNGLPNLVTDYNLDNTAVATSVKSVFSWDTLGNRLSDKQMVWYVASLGGSTYWTTTALYYGSHLATMTLPISTGWQSLGWARNDEGRLTMAWELSTSYPIAQFSWIGDKLVNKHVIVAPGVTLDNNREESTGVPWWNGFGLLAGQEYLVNGSSDSEYEYTYNANDRLLFEDFVDNTTDDVFYTLDHLGRVSRYDYDRTGDQAFALDEVDNLRQIWDPNVTPDPISAAQTREHRITANGMNQIESVYNLDVLKQSLTYDDFGNLVSLDRPGTANDVYATWDRMGRLIVVKKGGTEESNVIARFVYDAFGRRVSKVTYSAGAFTNRKSYHLYGDNVMEEHNQLPSGDHWLFVTHHEPGATDRYLRWDKYTYTTSWTPAGQWAPTTDIRNNVTALVNESGGVNDYLYYDLYGNTVGDSPIDYMPYRFAGREYDAETGLYYNRTRYYLSDHGRFVSADTIGIWGDLNNYGNGYAYVGGMVNGFIDPDGRDPNYGPTFGDRIGLDDIPRQSVGGTKAPNAAGKVFVVKTAVQQGAKYGAATAASAVAGRIVGAGTQAAATAGVMAGAAVTVIGVAFTVSGDTGPRKPHQSATTETENSHGYLIVTGLDKTIYLVDQAGHVYEWDPVTGKWVFQFRPNDFDESGGGFDPEDVHDIRNLLRRSHVINRPSEGHTAWGVPDENEGESDTVDDFFDPMGGHKAPRARVHISGIVTHTNGALDLGTAIDEPVDDFFNPRHNRPRGGRGSGGGLWGPPRGPDDMGFGFTVGKPELGTGGLSSGESMQGWLNRLSRIPGRKGHVDPPPFEFRPPALNLPVEF
- a CDS encoding DUF1524 domain-containing protein codes for the protein MEGPSASPAASALAAIDSLVVKGRAPKTGYSREQFGEAWYDADHNGCDTRNDILARDLTNVQRRAGSDCVVIAGVLHDPYTGRDVTFAKENASAVQIDHVVALSDSWQKGSQYWDRSKRVALANDFLNLLAVDGPTNGAKGDGDAATWLPPNKPYRCAYVARQVAVKVKYALWVTAAERDAMRRVLSACPDQALPPDSGAPTAVPGVAPAVSSSPAGGPAAVPPSGGAATYYRTCADARAAGVTPIRAGTPLYEENRHLDRDGDGVACE
- a CDS encoding CPBP family intramembrane metalloprotease, giving the protein MDYGKLALGTAQNVIVCVVLGLVVFFLTWVLRFDRSRPEIADPQRSVLRALVAVAIMMVSVTAYMAIRDLDGSHGRPPMSVVDRFTALRALRQLLLTVLTAGVPIAVAMRLGRESLASIGITRQNVFKSLAIIAVIGVVVLLGSGRGNVVDKMHRLGSMSLGHLWAGVVCLCVGVAEEVSFRGLLQTRMIAWLGTWRGFLLTSLLMALAHFGARMIEQTIGPFDALLSSLSVLPPSLFFGFVMIRTRNVLAPVLLHAFMDWQVTLSG